In Aegilops tauschii subsp. strangulata cultivar AL8/78 chromosome 3, Aet v6.0, whole genome shotgun sequence, one genomic interval encodes:
- the LOC109776402 gene encoding uncharacterized protein → MQANPDTTIDPSFRGRAADASITCRLHLAPCMKYVAFEGKDTGRRFYGCAVPQDGIDRGVAQWVDAPWPSILQRCLEKIWEMFHEENHGRMIDHEKYKKELDKVNKQLDTLGDQYSQLVEEVTKMFDWADQNNRVMSDEEFKQKQMDVDKEMEKLAISKEKQSADFGKMKEMEKLAQELKEMKCILRSQGEIIRNTRKERDEMKKERDRLVEEKKKLEFLVGDLMKAGHGNKDKLAKIKSILDE, encoded by the exons ATGCAGGCGAACCCTGACACCACTATAGATCCATCCTTCCGTGGTAGAGCTGCAGATGCAAGCATCACATGTAGACTGCACTTGGCCCCATGCATGAAATATGTTGCATTTGAAGGAAAGGACACTGGGAGGAGGTTCTATGGATGTGCTGTTCCTCAG GATGGTATTGACCGTGGAGTTGCTCAGTGGGTTGATGCCCCATGGCCTTCTATTCTGCAAAGATGTTTGGAGAAGATATGGGAGATGTTTCATGAGGAGAATCATGGCAGAATGATTGACCATGAGAAGTATAAGAAAGAGTTGGACAAGGTCAACAAGCAGTTGGATACACTTGGGGATCAGTACAGTCAGCTGGTTGAGGAAGTCACCAAGATGTTTGATTGGGCAGATCAGAACAACAGGGTCATGAGTGATGAAGAGTTCAAGCAGAAGCAGATGGATGTGGACAAGGAAATGGAGAAGCTAGCTATCAGCAAGGAGAAGCAGAGTGCTGACTTTGGCAAGATGAAGGAGATGGAGAAGCTGGCTCAGGAGCTGAAGGAGATGAAGTGCATTCTTAGGTCTCAGGGGGAGATCATTAGGAACACAAGGAAGGAGAGGGATGAGATGAAGAAAGAGAGGGACAGGCTggtagaggagaagaagaagctgGAGTTTCTGGTGGGTGATCTTATGAAAGCTGGTCATGGCAACAAGGACAAGCTTGCCAAGATCAAGTCAATCCTTGATGAGTGA
- the LOC109776403 gene encoding uncharacterized protein — protein sequence MASSASLLHASTLAPASSRPLPRRGLPPSQLDLRPSRRHHGVSVSLAASSSAASPEVEKEPSSPSTPPPGESSALSAVAESVKVLKEAAKTRKVPAPEVLAALAKIKKAKLDTSAFFETLGGTESPGRTWKLIFTAQGSKLGKGSYFPVTAVQRFDAAGQRIENGVYLGRAGSLSFEGRLSWKKKILAFVFERVRLKLGPLGPLEIPIGGGGDVGREPSTKDPFFLWFYVDEEVAVAQGKGGGTAFWCRCKRVDGQGRRPAFWYFGFNII from the exons ATGGCCTCGTCCGCATCCTTGCTCCACGCTTCCACGCTCGCCCCAGCCTCCTCGCGGCCCCTGCCGCGTCGCGGGCTCCCCCCGTCACAGCTCGACCTCCGCCCCAGCCGCCGTCACCACGGCGTCTCGGTCTCACTCGCCGCCTCGTCATCCGCCGCGTCGCCGGAGGTGGAGAAGGAGCCCTCCTCGCCGTCCACCCCGCCGCCGGGCGAGTCCTCAGCCCTATCG GCCGTGGCGGAGAGCGTGAAGGTGCTCAAGGAGGCGGCCAAGACGAGGAAGGTGCCGGCCCCGGAGGTGCTGGCGGCGCTGGCCAAGATCAAGAAGGCCAAGCTCGACACCTCCGCCTTCTTCGAGACGCTCGGCGGGACCGAGTCCCCCGGCAGGACATGGAAGCTCATCTTCACCGCCCAG GGTAGTAAGCTCGGCAAAGGCAGCTACTTCCCGGTGACCGCCGTCCAGCGCTTCGACGCCGCG GGGCAGAGGATCGAGAACGGGGTGTACCTGGGCCGGGCGGGGAGCCTGAGCTTCGAGGGGCGGCTGTCGTGGAAGAAGAAGATCCTGGCCTTCGTCTTCGAGCGGGTGCGCCTCAAGCTCGGGCCGCtgggccccctggagatccccatcggcggcggcggcgacgtggGCAGGGAGCCGAGCACCAAGGACCCCTTCTTCCTGTGGTTCTACGTGGACGAGGAGGTCGCGGTGGCGCAGGGCAAGGGCGGCGGCACCGCATTCTGGTGCCGCTGCAAGCGCGTCGACGGGCAAGGGCGGCGTCCCGCCTTCTGGTACTTCGGTTTCAACATAATTTAG
- the LOC109776404 gene encoding uncharacterized protein yields MAAPAGHTRLAYFEDMWALRAPATVLSLHQEEGGRRAVVLDATVFHPQGGGQPADTGVIVSASGGARFLVEDVRVKDGVVFHYGRFEDAAAGDGCGAEFTKGQSVTLEVDAERRKLNSRLHSAGHLLDSCMTNLGLHLEPGKGYHFPDGPSVEYKGVVPADQLQDKKIQLEKEANELILKGSKVLVSVFPYEEAAKLCGGALPSYISQDSTPRIVKFGDYPGCPCGGTHVADIADIGNLKVTNIRVKKGVTKVSYSINP; encoded by the exons atggcggctccggcggggcacACGAGGCTGGCCTACTTCGAGGACATGTGGGCCCTCCGCGCCCCCGCCACCGTCCTCTCCCTCCATCAG GAGGAGGGCGGCCGGCGAGCGGTGGTGCTGGACGCCACCGTCTTCCACCCGCAGGGCGGCGGCCAGCCGGCCGACACGGGCGTCATCGTCTCCGCGTCCGGCGGCGCCAGGTTCCTCGTCGAGGACGTGCGCGTCAAGGATGGGGTG GTCTTCCACTATGGTAGATTTGAGGATGCTGCTGCTGGAGATGGATGTGGAGCAGAGTTCACCAAAGGGCAGAGTGTTACCTTGGAAGTCGATGCGGAACGGCGCAAACTCAACTCCAG GCTTCACTCTGCAGGTCATTTACTGGACAGTTGTATGACCAACCTTGGCCTTCATCTGGAACCTGGGAAAGGATATCACTTTCCTGATGG GCCTTCCGTTGAGTATAAGGGAGTTGTTCCAGCAGATCAGTTACAGGATAAGAAAATCCAGTTGGAAAAGGAGGCGAATGAACTGATTTTGAAAGGAAGCAAG GTTTTGGTCTCTGTTTTTCCTTATGAGGAGGCGGCTAAGTTATGTGGAGGTGCTCTGCCTAGCTACATTTCACAA GACAGCACTCCCCGCATTGTGAAATTTGGTGACTATCCTGGTTGTCCTTGTGGAGGCACTCATGTAGCTGATATCGCAGACATCGGCAACCTAAAG GTCACAAATATACGGGTCAAGAAAGGCGTGACTAAAGTCTCCTACAGCATCAACCCGTAA
- the LOC109776399 gene encoding protein NEN4, with protein MATEAAKEEMVFFDVETAAAPSPSDSSGQWWLLEFGAILVCPRRLVELASYSTLIRPGDPSAVSRRFSGDPSLSAAFRAAPPFADVADDIFALLDGRVWAGHNIRRFDCHRVREAFAAAGRAAPEPVAVVDSLSVLARGFGRRAGDLKMATLAAYFGIGKQTHRSLDDVRMNLEVLKHCAAVLMLESNLPAGVLPGADDGAVTRRRAATSSTTAPATPPRHPPAAAVLKVNGRSCKRDSTGKVVTPAKGAATATSTGGRRVRRPMTTTPFSMILRHSRAIVR; from the coding sequence ATGGCGACGGAGGCCGCCAAGGAGGAGATGGTGTTCTTCGAcgtggagacggcggcggcgccgtccccCTCCGACTCGTCCGGCCAGTGGTGGCTGCTGGAGTTCGGGGCCATCCTCGTCTGCCCGCGCCGCCTCGTCGAGCTCGCCAGCTACTCCACCCTCATCCGCCCGGGCGACCCCTCCGCCGTCTCCAGGCGCTTCTCGGGCGACCCCTCCCTCTCCGCCGCGTTCCGCGCCGCGCCGCCCTTCGCCGACGTGGCCGACGACATCTTCGCGCTCCTCGACGGCCGCGTCTGGGCGGGCCACAACATCCGGCGCTTCGACTGCCACCGCGTCCGCGAGGCCTTCGCGGCGGCCGGCCGCGCCGCGCCGgagcccgtcgccgtcgtcgacTCGCTCAGCGTGCTCGCCCGGGGGTTCGGCCGCCGCGCCGGGGACCTCAAGATGGCCACCCTGGCGGCGTATTTTGGGATCGGGAAGCAGACGCATCGCAGCCTTGATGACGTGCGCATGAACCTCGAGGTGCTCAAGCACTGCGCCGCCGTGCTCATGCTCGAGTCCAACCTCCCCGCCGGCGTGCTCCCTGGCGCCGACGACGGCGCAGTCACCAGGCGCAGGGCCGCCACGTCTTCCACCACGGCGCCCGCGActcctcctcgtcatcctccTGCCGCCGCGGTTCTGAAGGTGAACGGGAGGTCGTGCAAGAGGGACAGCACGGGGAAGGTGGTGACGCCGGCGAAGGGGGCAGCGACGGCTACCTCTACCGGCGGCCGGAGAGTGCGCCGGCCAATGACGACGACGCCGTTCAGCATGATCCTCCGGCACTCGAGGGCCATCGTCAGATGA